In Arthrobacter burdickii, one DNA window encodes the following:
- a CDS encoding universal stress protein: MGRGHAEESSQGLEQHGIVVGVDGSDQSTCALLWAAREAERRKAPLYVVTAYTVPVFAASSMDAGYATVDDEVIRESAQTVLNDAVTHLEGIAVDVHPRIETGDAAGVLLDLSEEAELMVVGSRGRGGFVGRLLGSVSSALPAHAKCPTAVIPVCTGARLGHPELGRKPGKDKPAAAVEPIVVVGVDGSEQARMASLAAAEEARSRGLSLRVICSVAPFNGSLAWVPAPVDREALHADLAVQLAAGRDWLKSHYPDVDIRVDLMDGPPAEVLIEASATSELLVVGTRGRGGFAGMLMGSTSQGVLHHARGPVLVVPDRPDPRLEDRSSFGPMIAPAR, encoded by the coding sequence GTGGGCAGAGGGCACGCAGAAGAATCGTCGCAGGGGCTGGAGCAGCACGGGATCGTGGTCGGCGTCGACGGCTCCGACCAGAGCACCTGCGCCCTGCTCTGGGCCGCGCGGGAGGCCGAGCGGCGCAAGGCTCCGCTGTACGTCGTGACCGCCTACACCGTGCCGGTGTTCGCGGCGTCGAGCATGGACGCGGGCTACGCGACGGTGGATGACGAGGTCATCCGTGAGAGCGCGCAGACCGTCCTGAACGATGCGGTCACCCACCTCGAGGGCATCGCCGTGGATGTGCACCCGCGGATCGAGACCGGTGACGCCGCCGGGGTGCTGCTGGATCTCTCCGAGGAAGCCGAACTGATGGTCGTGGGCTCCCGCGGCCGCGGCGGTTTCGTGGGCCGCCTGCTGGGTTCCGTCAGCAGTGCCCTGCCCGCGCACGCCAAGTGCCCGACGGCGGTCATCCCGGTGTGCACGGGAGCGCGCCTAGGGCATCCGGAGCTCGGCCGGAAACCAGGCAAGGACAAGCCGGCCGCCGCCGTGGAACCCATCGTGGTGGTGGGCGTGGACGGTTCGGAGCAGGCCCGCATGGCTTCGCTCGCCGCCGCGGAGGAGGCGCGGTCGCGGGGTCTGTCCCTGCGCGTGATCTGCTCGGTTGCACCCTTCAACGGTTCGCTCGCCTGGGTGCCCGCACCCGTGGACCGGGAGGCGCTCCATGCGGACCTCGCGGTGCAGCTCGCAGCCGGTCGTGACTGGCTCAAGAGCCACTACCCCGACGTGGACATCCGGGTGGACCTGATGGACGGGCCTCCCGCGGAGGTGCTCATCGAGGCGTCGGCGACTTCGGAGCTGCTGGTGGTGGGCACGCGGGGCCGCGGCGGCTTCGCGGGCATGCTGATGGGGTCGACGAGCCAGGGAGTGCTGCATCACGCGCGTGGACCCGTGCTGGTGGTTCCGGACAGGCCGGACCCGCGGCTCGAGGACCGGAGCTCGTTCGGTCCGATGATCGCACCGGCCCGCTGA
- a CDS encoding FAD-dependent monooxygenase, protein MDSLPLDPVRSASAMSAAMEHTSTVVIGSGLSGLAVASELSRRGIDSIVVESLECFDSGAMRTVMTDSVSLSERTELMRLLRGYAAAHHLDVRQTTVAEHLSIIGHPKLITGPVGRKKWAVQTADGVLLADHVVLTKYPQNELRRFLRSMGIAIGRDFKAALRAIGLHLVGVGELLTPTTREIVRQAKLVSDAIVEQGPAALSRITPPRAALSSLGA, encoded by the coding sequence GTGGATTCCTTGCCGCTCGACCCTGTCCGCTCTGCGTCCGCGATGTCCGCGGCCATGGAGCATACGAGCACCGTCGTCATCGGTTCGGGGCTGTCCGGCCTCGCCGTCGCGAGCGAGCTCAGCCGACGCGGCATCGACTCCATCGTCGTGGAAAGCCTCGAGTGCTTCGACTCCGGGGCGATGCGCACGGTCATGACGGATTCCGTCTCCCTCTCGGAGCGCACAGAACTCATGCGGCTCCTCCGCGGCTATGCCGCCGCCCACCATCTCGATGTCCGGCAGACCACGGTCGCGGAACATCTCAGCATCATCGGGCACCCGAAGCTGATCACGGGCCCTGTGGGCCGCAAGAAGTGGGCGGTGCAGACGGCCGACGGCGTCCTCCTCGCCGACCACGTCGTGCTCACCAAATACCCCCAGAACGAGTTGCGGAGGTTCCTGCGCTCCATGGGCATCGCGATCGGCCGGGACTTCAAGGCGGCCCTTCGCGCGATCGGCCTGCACCTCGTCGGCGTCGGCGAACTGCTGACGCCCACCACCCGGGAGATCGTGCGCCAGGCGAAGCTCGTGAGCGACGCCATCGTCGAGCAGGGGCCGGCCGCCCTCAGCCGCATCACCCCGCCGCGCGCGGCCCTCTCGTCGCTCGGAGCCTGA